In the genome of Methanobacterium bryantii, the window GATTGATTATTATTTTAGTTTGTATGCGCCGGATGATGAAGACTTTAAAGAATTTATCAAGGCAATATCTATATATTTGACTTTTATCGCAAAAAAGCCGTTACATCCTCCAGGAATTGTATTTTCAAATGGTGAAAGAGTATATGAAAAAGAGGGTGTTTATTACTGTACTGGAAAGCCTATTTTTATGAAGGATAAATTGTCTTTGTGTAAATATTGTATTTGTAAGGGAATAGATTAGTCAGACTATATTTTAAATTCAATTATTCACATGCCTTATCTTCAGATTCAATATACTCAAAACCTTCCTTTCTGCACCATTCGTAGAGAGCTTCCGTAGCTCCCCTTGAAAGGCGCCCCTGCTTATCGCCGTATTTAATTCTTGTAATTCTTCTAAATGCTATTTCTAACTCATCTGGAATACAAACCGTTATCGCGCCCATGAAAATCT includes:
- a CDS encoding DUF2115 family protein, with product MKTSQLLIKLKACMEKYKPKMQDSGKKDSLNQTMSRYNLENFNKILNSSLNGLDEEVDEEKLKDLQNRIDYYFSLYAPDDEDFKEFIKAISIYLTFIAKKPLHPPGIVFSNGERVYEKEGVYYCTGKPIFMKDKLSLCKYCICKGID